Proteins encoded in a region of the Streptomyces sp. NBC_00258 genome:
- a CDS encoding MFS transporter, producing the protein MATAPPAPPPTRAHTDFPLPALAVMACSGFLVIMTETLPAGLLPQLAAGLQVSEGGAGQLVSAYALGTVLAAIPAAALTRGSRRRPLLLAGLCGFLVANAVTALAPSLAVALTARFVAGAFSGLLWGMLAGYARRIAAPEHAGRALAVAMAGTPVALSVGTPLGSWLGSAVGWRWSFAAMSVLAALVMGAARILAPDAAGQRAQTRVPLAKVLRIPGVATILVVVLTWMLAHNLLYTYIAPYLREAHLALRPDLALVVFGLAALVGIWITGLFIDRALRRLTLASVALFVVVGAVLMAAQDSLAGALLAIVLWGIAFGGAATHLQTAMSEATGENADVANAMLTTSFNLAIFAGGALGAVVIEGAGARMLPTALIFLALLTLVIVGCGRRAAFPTNR; encoded by the coding sequence GTGGCTACGGCACCTCCCGCCCCGCCCCCCACCCGAGCCCACACGGACTTCCCCCTGCCGGCGCTGGCCGTGATGGCCTGCAGCGGATTCCTCGTGATCATGACGGAGACGCTGCCGGCCGGCCTGCTGCCCCAGCTGGCCGCTGGACTGCAGGTGTCTGAGGGCGGCGCGGGCCAACTGGTGAGCGCCTATGCGCTCGGCACGGTGCTCGCGGCGATCCCCGCGGCGGCGCTGACCCGCGGAAGCCGGCGGCGACCGCTCCTGCTGGCGGGCCTGTGCGGGTTCCTGGTTGCCAATGCCGTCACCGCCCTGGCACCGTCCCTCGCGGTCGCACTGACGGCCCGGTTCGTGGCGGGCGCCTTCTCCGGCCTGCTCTGGGGCATGCTCGCCGGATACGCACGTCGCATCGCGGCACCCGAGCACGCCGGGCGGGCCCTGGCCGTCGCCATGGCCGGAACTCCCGTGGCCCTCTCCGTCGGAACCCCCCTGGGCTCCTGGCTCGGCAGCGCAGTCGGCTGGCGGTGGTCCTTCGCCGCGATGTCAGTGCTGGCCGCACTCGTGATGGGAGCCGCCCGCATCCTCGCCCCCGACGCCGCCGGGCAGCGCGCGCAGACGCGCGTGCCGCTCGCCAAGGTGCTGCGAATTCCCGGCGTGGCAACCATCCTCGTGGTCGTCCTCACGTGGATGCTGGCACACAACCTGCTCTACACGTACATCGCGCCCTACCTGCGCGAAGCACACCTCGCGCTCCGGCCGGACCTGGCGCTCGTCGTCTTCGGTCTCGCCGCTCTCGTCGGAATCTGGATCACCGGGCTGTTCATCGACCGAGCGCTGCGCAGGCTCACGCTGGCGAGCGTGGCCCTCTTCGTCGTCGTCGGAGCAGTACTCATGGCCGCCCAGGACTCCCTCGCCGGCGCGCTCCTCGCAATCGTCCTGTGGGGCATCGCCTTCGGAGGCGCGGCGACACACCTGCAGACGGCGATGAGCGAGGCCACCGGTGAGAACGCCGATGTGGCGAACGCGATGCTCACCACCTCCTTCAACCTCGCTATCTTCGCGGGCGGCGCCCTCGGTGCCGTTGTCATCGAGGGCGCCGGTGCCCGGATGCTGCCCACAGCGCTGATCTTTCTCGCGCTCCTCACCCTCGTCATCGTCGGCTGTGGCCGACGCGCGGCCTTCCCCACGAACAGGTGA
- a CDS encoding TetR/AcrR family transcriptional regulator encodes MTPAGRPRTFDEELVLEAAMLLFWRQGYEATSLAQLREATGLSSASLYGAFGSKEGLFARAVEHYVAGPGSVTDVIADEALNPREAIARLLHGSIDMQTDPSHPRGCLVALSGTVEAHGAEHAGGVREVVATRRATDRARIATTVTRGITSGELAENTDVDAVTAMIHGFLLGISTQVCDGIPAQRLHAAADALLAYWDAPRRNTSGLRPA; translated from the coding sequence GTGACACCCGCCGGCCGTCCCCGCACCTTTGACGAGGAACTCGTCCTCGAAGCGGCAATGCTGCTGTTCTGGCGACAGGGCTACGAGGCGACCTCGCTGGCCCAGCTGCGCGAGGCCACCGGGCTGTCGTCCGCGAGCCTGTATGGCGCCTTCGGCTCGAAGGAAGGACTGTTCGCCCGCGCCGTCGAGCACTACGTCGCCGGACCGGGCAGCGTGACCGACGTCATCGCGGACGAAGCCCTGAACCCGCGGGAGGCGATCGCACGTCTGCTGCACGGATCGATCGACATGCAGACCGACCCCTCCCACCCCCGCGGTTGCCTCGTGGCCCTGTCAGGCACGGTGGAGGCGCACGGAGCCGAACACGCCGGCGGGGTGCGGGAAGTCGTCGCGACGCGCCGCGCTACCGACCGCGCGCGCATCGCCACCACCGTCACCCGCGGCATCACTTCGGGTGAACTCGCCGAGAACACCGACGTGGACGCCGTCACCGCCATGATCCACGGTTTCCTGCTCGGCATCTCCACTCAGGTCTGCGACGGCATCCCCGCACAGCGACTGCACGCCGCCGCGGACGCCCTGCTCGCCTACTGGGACGCGCCGAGACGGAACACGTCCGGTCTCCGACCTGCCTGA
- a CDS encoding alpha/beta fold hydrolase codes for MTTAELPTARPTGFGTVTGTPGLPAEFDRVFSSQYIDVGSVRLHTVTGGQGPALLLIGGWPQFWYQWRRVMLPLAEHYTVVVADPRGTGLSDKPHTGYDSATCAQDFHRLMNLLGHDRFAVVGHDIGMWTAYAMAADAPGPIQRMALVDAIIPGISPSPPLLSDRRTSDFLWHFNFNRAGDINEQLVQGREHLYFGHQFATKAATPTAIPASAVDVYVQAMRLPGALRASFEYYRAIDETMTQSAVRKKNQLTIPVLAVAGDALGGENMENEVRALADDVSSIVIPDCGHFVPEEAPEDFLNALLPFLQPDRAGL; via the coding sequence ATGACCACCGCAGAGCTTCCCACGGCACGGCCGACCGGCTTCGGCACCGTCACCGGCACACCCGGCCTGCCCGCCGAATTCGACAGGGTCTTCTCCAGCCAGTACATCGACGTGGGCTCGGTACGCCTGCACACCGTCACCGGAGGACAGGGGCCGGCCCTGCTGCTGATCGGCGGCTGGCCGCAGTTCTGGTACCAGTGGCGCCGCGTCATGCTGCCGCTCGCCGAGCACTACACGGTCGTCGTGGCCGACCCGCGGGGCACCGGCCTTTCCGACAAACCGCACACCGGGTACGACTCCGCGACCTGCGCCCAGGACTTCCACCGGCTGATGAACCTGCTCGGCCACGATCGGTTCGCTGTCGTCGGCCACGACATCGGCATGTGGACCGCCTACGCCATGGCGGCGGACGCACCGGGCCCCATCCAGCGGATGGCACTCGTGGACGCGATCATCCCCGGCATCTCGCCCTCGCCCCCGCTGCTGAGCGACCGGCGCACGAGCGACTTTCTGTGGCACTTCAACTTCAACCGCGCCGGCGACATCAACGAACAGCTCGTCCAGGGCCGCGAACACCTCTACTTCGGGCACCAATTCGCCACCAAGGCAGCCACTCCTACGGCGATCCCGGCATCCGCGGTGGACGTATACGTCCAGGCGATGCGCCTGCCCGGAGCACTGCGGGCCAGCTTCGAGTACTACCGCGCCATCGACGAGACCATGACGCAGAGCGCCGTGCGCAAGAAGAACCAGCTCACGATCCCCGTGCTGGCGGTCGCCGGCGATGCCCTGGGCGGAGAGAACATGGAGAACGAAGTCCGTGCCCTGGCCGACGACGTGAGCAGCATCGTCATCCCCGACTGCGGCCACTTCGTACCGGAAGAAGCCCCCGAGGACTTCCTCAACGCCCTGCTGCCGTTCCTGCAGCCCGACCGTGCCGGTCTCTGA
- a CDS encoding MFS transporter has protein sequence MPTSVPVPPPAYVEPVPPPGAILPTSGAAHRLRVALLMAGSCLPILGAVLIAPVLPKMEDHFADVPGATALVPMALTVPALALGLLAPFAGVIVDRLGRKRLLIVATVLYAIFGTAPLWLESLGAIVASRALVGIAEAAIMTCCTTMIGDYYSGRVRDRYLALQTMCASASATAFFVIGGAAGSAGWRTPFWIYAVSLLIAPLMAIGLPKPTAATGAAAEDGDGAGESTDTAVTPKRSFPFRQLAGICGLTVFGALVFYTAPVEMSYLLDDLGVTATSVIGLATAIASAATVAGAITFAKLRGAPGPRLPLVFALCAAGFAVMWLANSAPLLIVGAVLNCLGTGLLLPSLLTIAMSKLDFADRGRGTGLWTASFFIGQFICPLVLIAAKSALGTLAAAVGLLGLAAAVVAAGLFLTAWRRAAAVAPLPQ, from the coding sequence ATGCCCACTTCCGTGCCTGTGCCCCCGCCCGCTTACGTGGAACCAGTGCCGCCACCCGGTGCGATCCTTCCGACGTCCGGTGCCGCACACCGGCTGCGCGTCGCTCTCCTCATGGCCGGCAGCTGTCTGCCGATCCTCGGGGCCGTCCTCATCGCCCCTGTGCTGCCCAAGATGGAGGACCACTTCGCCGACGTGCCCGGCGCGACCGCCCTGGTCCCGATGGCCCTCACCGTCCCGGCCCTGGCGCTGGGCCTGCTGGCGCCCTTCGCGGGCGTCATCGTCGACAGGCTCGGCCGCAAGCGCCTGCTGATCGTCGCGACCGTTCTGTACGCGATCTTCGGCACCGCCCCGCTGTGGCTGGAGTCGCTGGGCGCCATCGTGGCCAGCCGCGCCCTGGTCGGTATCGCCGAGGCCGCCATCATGACCTGCTGCACTACGATGATCGGCGACTATTACAGCGGCCGGGTGCGGGACCGCTACCTCGCCCTCCAGACCATGTGCGCCTCCGCCTCCGCGACCGCCTTCTTCGTCATCGGCGGTGCCGCGGGGTCGGCCGGCTGGCGGACCCCGTTCTGGATCTACGCCGTCAGCCTGCTCATCGCCCCTCTCATGGCCATCGGGCTGCCGAAGCCGACCGCGGCCACCGGTGCCGCCGCCGAGGACGGGGATGGAGCCGGGGAGAGTACGGACACCGCGGTCACGCCGAAGCGCTCCTTCCCCTTCCGGCAGCTCGCCGGGATCTGCGGACTCACCGTGTTCGGGGCCCTCGTCTTCTACACCGCCCCGGTGGAAATGTCCTACCTGCTGGACGACCTCGGCGTGACGGCGACCAGCGTGATCGGGCTGGCCACGGCCATCGCCAGCGCCGCCACCGTGGCCGGCGCGATCACCTTCGCCAAGCTGCGCGGGGCCCCGGGGCCCCGGCTGCCACTCGTCTTCGCCCTGTGCGCGGCCGGGTTCGCGGTGATGTGGCTCGCCAACAGCGCGCCGCTGCTGATCGTCGGCGCCGTACTCAACTGCCTCGGCACCGGTCTCCTGCTCCCTTCCCTGCTCACCATCGCCATGTCCAAGCTGGACTTCGCCGACCGCGGCCGTGGCACCGGCCTGTGGACCGCGTCGTTCTTCATCGGCCAGTTCATCTGCCCGCTGGTGCTGATCGCGGCCAAGTCCGCCCTCGGCACCCTGGCCGCCGCCGTCGGCCTGCTCGGCCTGGCCGCCGCCGTCGTCGCGGCAGGCCTCTTCCTGACCGCCTGGCGCAGGGCCGCGGCCGTCGCACCGCTGCCCCAGTAG